From Methanobrevibacter ruminantium:
AGAACATTACTAACTTATTCCTTCCAAAAGGCAGAAGGAAAAAATAATTTTTATTTTAATTAGAATCCCATTTGGGATTCTAAAATCTTTTTTTATAAAATATTTTTTTATAATTTTTTAAACTCAATAAATAGCTATTTTTTAATTTAAAGACTTAGACTAAAATACATATTCTAATTTTATAAAATATTAAAAAATAGCAGAAATATTAGAATAATTAATGAATAATTGAATATTAATAAAAAAAGAGTAAAAAAGTTATAAAAGTTAAAAAAAGAAATAAAAACTTTAAAAAAATAGTTGAAAAAAGTTTTAATCAAACTTTTTCTAAATGTTTTTTCTAAGTTGGAAGATTATGTAATAATCTTTTCAAATCCGCCGTTTTCGAGTGCCATTTTAATTTCACGTGCAACTCTTCTTCCCATACTCATACCTTCACCATATTTGAGGTAACTGTATGCGGAACCTTCCATAAAGGTGTTTGTACCACCATCAGTTCTTGCACTTGTTTCAAATACAACAACTTCAAGGTTATCGTTTACAAGAGTTTGGATACAGAATGGACCGTTTAAACCAGGTTTTACTAATTCTGCAGCACTTTTAACTAATTTGTCACCGATTTCAAATGCTTGTGGAAGCAATGATTCTCTCATTACAACTGGGTGGTTACCGGTTACAACGTAAGATGGGCTAATGTCAATGGATAATTGATCTTTAGCAGGCATTCTTACAAATCCGTCAATACTGGATTCATATCTGCTGTCCATACCCATAAGTTCCACTTCATCATTCAATGCGGAGTAGAAGTAGTGGATACAGTAGTTACAACCAGATACATACTCTTCAATGTGAGCTTGAGCCACATCTTCATCTTCAATCCATCCACGTTCTTTCATTGCATCGATTTTTTCATTAAATTCTTCAGGAGATGAAGCTACAAAGTATCCTCTTCCACCTCTTGCTCCAGGGAATTTAACCATTACAGCACGGTCAATTTCAGCAGGGTCATCATATTTCATTGGGATTCTGATTTTACCGTTTACGAGCAATTGTCTTTCCAAGTCTCTTTCAGCTTCCCATCTTAAGATGTCTCTGTTACCAAACATAGGTACATTGAACTTATCTTCAACATTATCTAAACCTGCGTATGCTACAAAGGATCCGTGAGGAATAACAATTGCGTTCATGTCTCTTAATCTTTGTTGAACATCTTCGTTTACAATGTCTTCGAATTTATCTACGATGATATATTCATCTGCAACATCAAAACGTTGATAAGGTACTTCTCTACCCTTTGCACAAACAATAGCAGTTCTAAATCCTTCTTGTTTAGCACCATTAAGAATATGTAAAGAGGTGTGACTACCTAAAGTTGCGATAGTGATATTGTCTTTATCATACCCTTCTAAAATCTCCAATATTTTTTCTTTACTAACTTTTCCCATTTTTAATCTCCTGAACTAATATTTTTCAGAAATCAACTTAAAGATAAAAATTATTTATCAATAATTATATTATATTTTTATAAACTTATAAAGTTTTATTATTAAATTTTTATTCATATATTATGAAACTAAAAAATGCAAAGAAAATCAAAAATGAATGAATTAAGACAGTGATTTTCTAAGCAATTTTCTAATAAACTATATAATCAATATAAAACAAAGTAATTATTGTTAGATGAAAACAATTAATAACTAATTCATTTCAAATTGTTTTGAATTCATAATTATTGAATGTGAAAATATGTTAATTGGATTAATATCAGACACCCATATTCCAGATAGAAGAATTAAGCTTCCCCAAAAGGTTTTGGAAACCTTTGAAGGTGTTGACTTGATTATTCATGCAGGGGACATAACCAGCCAAAACGTTATAGATGAATTGGAAGCAATAGCGCCTGTAGTTGCTGTTGAAGGAAATATGGACAGGGTTCATGGGGAGATTGATCTCCCACCTTCTGAAATCATAGAAGCGGAAGGCCATAAGATTGGAGTAATACATGGAGAAGTTTATCCAAGAGGAGACACACAACAATTATATTACCATGCATTGCAATTGGAAG
This genomic window contains:
- a CDS encoding formate--phosphoribosylaminoimidazolecarboxamide ligase, with the protein product MGKVSKEKILEILEGYDKDNITIATLGSHTSLHILNGAKQEGFRTAIVCAKGREVPYQRFDVADEYIIVDKFEDIVNEDVQQRLRDMNAIVIPHGSFVAYAGLDNVEDKFNVPMFGNRDILRWEAERDLERQLLVNGKIRIPMKYDDPAEIDRAVMVKFPGARGGRGYFVASSPEEFNEKIDAMKERGWIEDEDVAQAHIEEYVSGCNYCIHYFYSALNDEVELMGMDSRYESSIDGFVRMPAKDQLSIDISPSYVVTGNHPVVMRESLLPQAFEIGDKLVKSAAELVKPGLNGPFCIQTLVNDNLEVVVFETSARTDGGTNTFMEGSAYSYLKYGEGMSMGRRVAREIKMALENGGFEKIIT
- a CDS encoding metallophosphoesterase is translated as MLIGLISDTHIPDRRIKLPQKVLETFEGVDLIIHAGDITSQNVIDELEAIAPVVAVEGNMDRVHGEIDLPPSEIIEAEGHKIGVIHGEVYPRGDTQQLYYHALQLEVDILVSGHSHVAQLEKIKNVILVNPGSPTNPRLSDPSVALMEINGNDISIEFIQTGRPVCSALNFFEEKANKENKDK